The following is a genomic window from Bombina bombina isolate aBomBom1 chromosome 3, aBomBom1.pri, whole genome shotgun sequence.
cttcaatcggatggaagacctcttctgccccgcttggatgaagacttctaccggatggaggacctcttcttgctccgcttggatgaagaatttggctcggctgggtgaagacgactcaaggtagggagatcttcaggggcttagtgttaggtttatttaaggggggtttgggttagattaggggtatgtgggtggtgggttgtaatgttggggggggtattgtatgtttttttttacaggcaaaagagctgaacttcttggggcatgccccgctaagggccctgttcagggctggtaaggtaaaagagctttgaactttagtaatttagaatagggtagggcatttttttattttggggggctttgttattttattagggggcttagagtaggtgtaattagtttaaaattgttgtaatatatttctaatgtttgtaaatatttttttattttttgtaacttagatcttttttattttttgtactttagttagtttatttcattgtatttatttgtaggaattgtatttaatttatttactgatagtgtagtgttaggtttaattgtagataattataggtattttatttaattaatttattgatagtgtagtgttaggtttaattgtaacttaggttaggatttattttacaggtaaatttgtaattattttaactattttagctattaaatagttcttaactatttaatagctattgtacatggttaaaataaatacaaagttacctgtaaaataaatataaatcctaaaatagctataatataaatataatttatattgtagctatattaggatttattttgcaggtaagtatttagctttaaataggaataatttatttaataagagttaattaattttgttagactaaaattatatttaacttcggggggtgctagtgttagggttagacttagctttaggggttaatacatttattagaatagcggtgagctccagtcggcagattaggggttaataattgaagttaggtgtcggcgatgttagggagggcagattaggggttataactatttattatagggttagtgaggcggattaggggttaataactttattatagtagcggtgcggcccgctcggcagattaggggttaataagtgtaggcaggtggaggcgactttgagggggtcagattaggggttaataaatataatataggggtcggcggtgttaggggcagcagattaggggtacatagctataatgtaggtggcggctctttgcggtcggcagattaggggttaattattgtaggtagctggctgcgacattgtggggggcaggttaggggttaataaatataatataggggtcggcggtgttaggggcagcagattaggggtacataagtataacgtaggtggcggtcggcagattaggggatgaaaaaatttaatcgagtgtcggcgatgtgggggggggcctcggtttaagggtacataggtagtttatgggtgttagtgtactttagagcacagtagttaagagctttatgaaccggcgttagcccagaaagctcttaactactgacttttttctgcggctggagttttgtcgttagatttctaacgctcacttcagacacgactctaaataccggagttagaaagatcccattgaaaagataggatacgcaattgacgtaaggggatctgcggtatggaaaagtcgcggctgaaaagtgagcgttagacccttttttgaatgactccaaataccggcggtagcctaaaaccagcgttaggagcctctaacgctggttttcacggctaccgccaaactccaaatctaggcctctgttattGTGTTACTACTGATGGATAAAGTCAGTTTAGGAAAACCACACATTCTTTTATAACTTATGTTTCATAAAGATAAAACAGAATAGTTTGGGAAGTGAAATGAAAAGACCTTTCAGCATAGAGGATGCTAGAATAACAGTGTGAGTTACTTGTTTCTAATAGCAATAACATGAAGCACAGTGGAATACATCTTACAAACTGAACAGAAAGTTATCAACAAAATACACTGGTGTGTAAACTATTAAATGAACAGAACACATAGAAATCAGCTATATAACAGGCACCTACCTTGGTCAGCAACAAGCCATTCTGACTGGCAGAGTCCAGATCCCTTAGACTGGGGGTGCACACAGCGTTAGTGGCATGAGGGGCACTGGTTCCTCCTGCAGCTGAGCACCCAGGGCTAGCACAGTTGTTACTGTTGTTGCTGCTGCTCTGGTGGCCACTTGCTGTGGGGCTCCCATTAGGGCTACCTCTAGGTCTCTGGCGGATGCCATCCAGCAGCCTGACCAGTAGGATATTGGCTGCCAAATCATCCACCCCACACTCCACTAGAATGCGGCACTCGGGGCACCGCAGCTCATTCCTAGAGCTCACTATGCTCTGCAAACAGCGGCGACAGAAGGTATGCT
Proteins encoded in this region:
- the LOC128652504 gene encoding E3 ubiquitin-protein ligase SH3RF3-like, whose translation is MDESSLLDLLECSVCLERLDTTARVLPCQHTFCRRCLQSIVSSRNELRCPECRILVECGVDDLAANILLVRLLDGIRQRPRGSPNGSPTASGHQSSSNNSNNCASPGCSAAGGTSAPHATNAVCTPSLRDLDSASQNGLLLTKKQVTHTVILASSMLKGLFISLPKLFCFIFMKHKL